A portion of the Rhodococcus pseudokoreensis genome contains these proteins:
- a CDS encoding FAS1-like dehydratase domain-containing protein, which yields MPEAVIDDAMIASMTAKIGAQLRIDHSVNNEEATRIAVAKFAGGIGDVNPLWTDADHGRRSDYGAPVAPPSFSIGCFSGIQFGWPGLGAFHCATQMDLAAPIYWNDKISSTCRYDGFTGPRPSNFAGKMVTDSFTNTYVNQLGQDVAEIRWQVVNYERGAARSKSKKRDIQVPHRWTVEEIEDVERRVVAERPRGENPLWWEDVTIGDAVSTMTKGPIGLTDEVAFVAGGGAPIPRLKANASAAHDYAAHPAWAFRDPVTKAREPIYSVHYNQAAANAMGVAYQYDVGFQRQCWQILALTHWCGDNAWVKHVTAEYRGFVYLGDVIELGGTVTGKRVDEDGEYIVELDTYARNQRGDNVMPGTAVVALPSRTIPKSPVAIRARAGESIRSHV from the coding sequence ATGCCCGAAGCGGTCATCGACGACGCGATGATCGCCTCGATGACCGCGAAGATCGGCGCGCAGTTGCGGATCGATCATTCGGTGAACAACGAGGAGGCAACCCGCATCGCGGTGGCGAAGTTCGCCGGCGGCATCGGGGACGTCAACCCCCTCTGGACGGACGCGGACCACGGACGGCGCTCCGACTACGGCGCTCCGGTTGCTCCGCCCTCGTTCTCGATCGGCTGTTTCTCGGGAATCCAGTTCGGCTGGCCGGGCCTCGGCGCCTTCCACTGCGCGACCCAGATGGACCTCGCCGCACCTATCTATTGGAACGACAAGATCAGTTCCACCTGCCGCTACGACGGATTCACCGGCCCGCGGCCCAGCAACTTCGCCGGCAAGATGGTCACCGACTCCTTCACCAACACCTATGTCAACCAGTTGGGCCAGGATGTCGCCGAAATCCGCTGGCAGGTTGTCAATTACGAACGGGGCGCCGCGCGGAGCAAGAGCAAGAAGCGCGACATCCAGGTACCCCACCGGTGGACCGTCGAGGAGATCGAAGACGTCGAACGCCGAGTGGTGGCGGAAAGGCCGCGGGGTGAGAATCCTCTGTGGTGGGAGGACGTCACGATCGGTGATGCGGTCTCGACCATGACGAAGGGCCCGATCGGGCTCACCGACGAGGTCGCGTTCGTGGCCGGTGGCGGCGCACCCATTCCGCGGCTGAAGGCGAACGCATCAGCGGCGCACGACTATGCGGCGCACCCTGCGTGGGCGTTCCGTGATCCGGTGACCAAGGCACGTGAGCCGATCTACTCGGTTCATTACAACCAGGCCGCGGCGAACGCGATGGGTGTCGCGTACCAGTACGACGTCGGATTCCAGCGTCAATGCTGGCAGATCCTGGCGCTCACGCACTGGTGCGGCGACAACGCTTGGGTCAAGCACGTGACCGCGGAATACCGAGGGTTCGTCTACCTCGGCGACGTCATCGAACTCGGCGGGACGGTGACGGGAAAACGCGTCGACGAAGACGGCGAGTACATCGTCGAACTCGATACGTACGCCCGAAACCAGCGGGGAGACAACGTGATGCCGGGAACCGCTGTCGTGGCGCTGCCGAGCCGCACCATACCGAAGTCGCCGGTCGCGATCCGGGCACGAGCAGGCGAAAGCATTCGCTCTCATGTCTGA
- a CDS encoding enoyl-CoA hydratase/isomerase family protein, whose product MSDVLVARSEGVVTLTLNRPQRKNALTGELVEEAISALEEIARTPDDRAVVVTGAGGAFCSGMDLGAPLLPDELSFMRRVGQLCTLLHDLPRPTVAKVAGPAIGFGCNFALCCDLVVAADDAVFGETFANLGISADGGASWSLPRLIGVAKTKELLFFGRQLSGKEAAEIGIANRAVPAIELDDFVQDWAQTLADGPTSALAMMKSLVNVSTESSFRQAIDREALGQSVSFKGQEARVAGRARMKKQVPNFRNP is encoded by the coding sequence GTGTCTGACGTTCTGGTCGCCCGCTCCGAGGGGGTCGTGACGCTCACACTGAACCGTCCGCAGCGCAAGAACGCGCTCACCGGTGAGCTCGTGGAAGAGGCGATCTCGGCTCTGGAGGAGATCGCCCGAACGCCCGACGACCGTGCGGTCGTGGTCACCGGAGCCGGTGGCGCGTTTTGCTCCGGCATGGACCTCGGGGCACCGCTGTTGCCGGACGAACTGTCCTTCATGCGCCGGGTGGGTCAGTTGTGCACGCTCCTCCATGACCTGCCGCGACCCACCGTCGCGAAGGTTGCCGGACCCGCCATCGGGTTCGGATGCAATTTCGCGCTGTGTTGTGACCTCGTCGTGGCGGCAGACGATGCCGTCTTCGGCGAGACCTTCGCCAATCTCGGAATCTCTGCCGACGGCGGGGCATCGTGGTCCCTGCCTCGCCTCATCGGAGTCGCGAAGACGAAGGAGCTCCTGTTCTTCGGGCGCCAGCTGTCCGGCAAGGAAGCCGCGGAGATCGGGATCGCCAATCGCGCAGTACCCGCCATCGAACTCGATGACTTCGTCCAGGACTGGGCGCAAACATTGGCGGACGGGCCGACATCAGCGCTGGCGATGATGAAAAGCCTGGTCAATGTGTCGACGGAGTCGTCGTTTCGACAGGCGATCGACCGGGAGGCGCTGGGCCAGTCGGTCAGCTTCAAAGGCCAGGAGGCGCGGGTCGCCGGCCGCGCCAGGATGAAGAAGCAAGTCCCGAATTTCCGGAACCCGTAA
- a CDS encoding acyl-CoA dehydrogenase family protein, whose translation MSDVMFEEREQLRSAVRSVIARHRDVRGWLESTAESGDGCDLGLWRTLAEEVGVAGLLVAEDLGGAGAQVADAAAVFEEAGRALSPVPLFSTVGLASAILLGCGDAPDAQRLLQKVADGAVVATVAFHEIDSGWFLPPRSTAATEKNGEWHLTGAKGFVVDAAAADIILVTAATPTGTGLFAVNADVSGLQRRTLESLDLVRPLGVVEFEDTPATLLAVGDAASQAVAGGLDLAVTLLSAELVGAGQQCLDQAVAYVKQRVQFDRKIGSFQAIKHTLVDVLLELEMARSAADAAASAAEKWLHSPGPENATAFAIAASVSKSVCADAFMHIAEETLHVFGGIGFTWEHDAHLYYRRAKFGELYLGTADEHRERVARLSGLGERRV comes from the coding sequence ATGTCTGACGTGATGTTCGAAGAGCGTGAGCAGCTGCGGTCCGCCGTCCGCAGCGTCATCGCACGACACCGGGATGTTCGCGGGTGGCTGGAATCGACCGCGGAGTCGGGGGACGGTTGCGACCTGGGTCTGTGGCGAACGCTCGCCGAAGAAGTCGGCGTCGCCGGTCTGCTGGTTGCGGAGGATCTCGGCGGCGCCGGCGCACAGGTCGCCGACGCTGCCGCGGTTTTCGAGGAGGCGGGCCGTGCGTTGTCCCCGGTGCCGCTGTTCTCCACAGTGGGACTGGCCTCGGCGATCCTGCTGGGGTGCGGCGATGCACCAGACGCCCAACGGCTGCTGCAGAAGGTCGCCGACGGGGCGGTTGTCGCGACGGTGGCGTTCCACGAGATCGACTCCGGATGGTTCCTGCCTCCCCGCTCGACCGCAGCCACGGAGAAGAACGGAGAATGGCACCTCACCGGAGCCAAGGGCTTCGTCGTCGATGCCGCGGCCGCCGACATCATTCTCGTCACCGCCGCTACTCCCACCGGAACAGGCCTTTTCGCGGTGAACGCCGACGTTTCGGGGCTGCAGAGGCGGACGCTGGAGTCGCTCGATCTGGTGCGCCCACTCGGCGTCGTCGAATTCGAGGATACTCCGGCGACACTCCTGGCCGTCGGTGACGCTGCGTCGCAGGCCGTCGCCGGTGGACTCGACCTGGCCGTCACCCTGCTCTCAGCGGAGCTGGTGGGGGCGGGCCAGCAGTGCCTCGACCAGGCCGTTGCCTATGTGAAGCAACGCGTGCAGTTCGATCGCAAGATCGGCAGCTTCCAGGCCATCAAGCACACGCTCGTCGACGTGCTGCTCGAGCTGGAGATGGCCCGGTCCGCCGCTGATGCCGCAGCATCAGCGGCGGAGAAGTGGCTGCACAGCCCCGGGCCCGAGAATGCGACCGCATTTGCGATTGCGGCGAGCGTGTCGAAGTCGGTGTGCGCCGACGCATTCATGCACATCGCCGAGGAAACGCTGCACGTCTTCGGTGGGATCGGGTTCACGTGGGAGCACGACGCACACCTGTACTATCGCCGGGCGAAATTCGGCGAACTGTACCTCGGCACCGCGGATGAGCACCGAGAGCGGGTAGCTCGGTTGTCCGGGTTGGGAGAGAGGCGTGTCTGA